Genomic segment of Arachis stenosperma cultivar V10309 chromosome 4, arast.V10309.gnm1.PFL2, whole genome shotgun sequence:
GTGCATCTCACGTGAAGTTTCACAAAGTTTGTGTAAAAAACAAGCCTTGAGTTGTGTGTCTCTCACTTGAATTGCTTCAATGAAGCAAAGTTAAGAGAGGCCCCATAGGTTTGAAGGGATAATGATGTCACTGTTTTAGATAAGACTCACTTTTTTGGGGGCATATAATTAGTATTTAGTACTATAAACCTGTTATTAAGAATTTTGACTATTTCCAAGCTAAAAGCTAAAATGTTTTGAAACTGGATTTGAAAAGAGATAAAGAGAGAGCACGTGCATTGGCTTGGAATATATGTACATTGTACAAGTGGAGCCTTTATATTGGATAAGGGCAATTGCAAAGTCTTGATGTATATGTTTACTCATGCCACATAGATTTTTTCCCCTTCAATAAATTTTGATGCTTGTGAAGTGAGTTTGAAGGCACTAAAACACTACATGCTTTTGCATACTTCAATTGGAGACTCATAGTACATAATGGGAAAGTTTGGTAGAAGAAGGATTGAGAAGTGTAGGAGAATTATAAGGCAACAAAGGGGGAAGCTTTAtataatgaagatgtgtatCTGTATGCTTATTAATTGGCATGATGAAAATTCTTAGGCAGAAGCACTTTAACTTTTGGCTTTGTTAAATCAGCTTTTAGGGGTTATATATATGTGATATGTGATTaccccttttctttttttatgaaCTCTTGTATACTAGCATTCATATACAATGAGAATGTGTATTAACATATATATTTGGAATCACCCCTATCCTCAGAACAAATCTGTTTctgcgttttttttttttgttgtcttCAAAAGATATATACCTAAGGTAAAATAATATGGTCAAACATATGTGTTGATCATAGTTCCTTACTAGTGCTCTGTTTCATTCATATATCCCAAATGTATTTGAAATACTCATCTTAGTATAAACTAGTGTTAATCTCTTTCTTAAGTGTATAATTAAAAACTCAAATGTagcttttaattttctttaagaTGTGTCATGTTGGATCATTTGCTATTAAATTGACTATCATAACATTATATCGAGTGAAAGTCGTTACTATTTAGTAAAAatgttaatttattttctatttttcaataACTAAAATTGACCAGATatcaaatttattaatttaaaaagataaaatttctttaatttaaaaacttGACATGAAGATAAAATtgacctttttttttgtatgttttcATCTTTTGCTTTCAGGATTTTTTCTtgtaattttgttaaaaaaaaaaaagaaaaaacagaaattaaaaacaagaaaGCAAACACAGATCCTATGTCTGAAGCAAAATCCTGGTTGTACCATGTGTATGATATCTTTATCTATCTGAGTGAGACAGAGAATTGGCATGCTGAAGTTGAGGCACAAAATGGACATGTACTACATATATAGTCATAGAGACAATAAAATGTAGGGAGATATTTAGAGAGACAGGGTTGGCCATTCCAATTAATTAGGATATGATGAATTTTATAGCAATCTAAGTCCTTTTCAGGGGAGGGGGGGACAATATGAGAAAGAGACGGACAAGGCATCTATAAATTTTACTAGGAGAAGCCATCAGTGTCATTCATCATCATCCACTCACTAGGAAGGAAGTTTCACACTTTCTCCACAACCATATGGAAGGCTTCACTTGCTGGAGCAGAAAGTAAGACATCATTTGGAGATAGATGCACACTTGCAAAGTGATTATTCTGAGGTGGGAGAGAAGCAATTATGAACAAAAGGTAAGATCATAATTCATACTTAATATGGAATCAATTTTGAGTTTATGCATGGCTATGTGTTATCTGATATTTTTCCATAAAAAGTTTATTAGCTTTTTCCTTTTTACATCTCTTTTGGTTTCTCCTGCATGTTAATTATtttgctttctttgtttgttttcctctgatttttttcctttttttattctttcttcCTTAGCTTTTTTGGCCAACTTTTGATATGGTAAGCTTTCTTTTTATTCAACGAGAAAACTTTTGATCAATATCTATAGAGAAATATGCAGGTAgtcctttttattatataaaaaaacaattttccttactccaaaaaaatatatagcaTAGATTttttccctttcctttttctccATTTAAAAAAGAAACTTTTATACATAAAGCGTAAAATTTACCTAGCACTAATATTTTAGATACTCATCTCCTATCTGATAAGTATATCTATCGGATATAccataataaatattttatggaatactttgatttttttattatattattttgttatatgCACAAATTTTGCTTTAGATTATATGCACAATAAGTGTTTTTCTTTCGATGGACCAAAATAATTTTTCCCAATAAATAGTACTTTTGTTTCAACTAAAATAAATAGGAAAGTAGAagaatctaaaataaaaaaaatatttttaaacataaataactgtttttctatttttttacaagaatttaattttgatacactgttagtgtaaaataattttacatgtGCATCTAATTAATATAAGTAAAAATAActaccttttatattaactacgTGAATAGTCATCTAAAAGAATAGATATAATTACATACATatgaaaattaaactctttttttACAAATACTAGGAtgcatttaatttgtattttcattttctatttttatttttagtgttttttattttttagattttacaaAGAAAGAGTGAAAATAAGAGTTGAAAATAAAaggattttattatttttactatttttattttttccttcataaaatccagaaaacaaaaaacattgaaaataaaaatgcaaaCCAAACACACCCactcatatttttattttctttctaaataaTACTTTTATTGCATTATTGCGTAAGAGTAAATCAAAGGTTGAAAGAGagtaaattaaaaatagtattaACAAGTGAAGGtagtttttgttaaaaatacaAACATTTTTCAAAGATTAAAGATTTCTCAGTTAAAATTGAACTGCTATATGTAATCGGAGGTGCCAGATATACATCTGCATTAGCCCAATAAGCTTGCACTATAACAACACTAGACGTGTTTATTGCCTTTCCAGAAAGAATATGAACATAATATTGTTAACCAAAAAAGTGATACTAACTAAGCTCATCAAATTGTCACTATTTCTCGGTAGGCTAGCTAAGAAGAAGTTCACTGGGAACCTGAAGAATATAACGAATCGTCCCATGTAGATCTCCTTGCAGTTAGCGCCTCATGTCGCCTCGGAGACTGCGGTTTAGTTCCTCCCTGGACGATCAAATCAAAAGCCAAAACCAGATATACATTATACAGAAAACATTGATTATATGTTCCAAAATTTGCTTTAACATGCGATCTCTTACCACTCCCTTAGCCAACCTTCGGATTGATGGCGCTCGTGCAATAGAGGAAGCAGCTGCAGCAGCAGCAACACGTATTCTGCAAAATAAAGTTTATAAGCAGCAGTTTCATCCACCTTTACAAACTTAGTTTCAAAACTTTACTCTCCAATATATACCTCTTATGAACATCAACATATTCATCTGTCTCATCCACAATCTCCTCCTGCACCATTGGAAAAACTTATAATCAGTCTTGAAGGAAAATGATCCAACTGCTGCAGATGGGAGAATATGTCGAAGACTATAATTTACTTGCAGAAGTTCTTCGAACACATCCTCTAGAGTGATAATACCAATCACTTCACCGTCTTCAATACTTTCTGAAAAACAACCATTTCTTATTATATCATTAGATTGCGAAGCAATTCGCTCCTTACTTCTGGGACTGAGAGCATCTGAGGGCTGGTCAATGTCAACAACAACACTCTTCGATTTTTCACTCTGTAGCAATGGCGTAGTCAACTGCGAATCCCCATTGtctttgctttcttcatttttgtCTCCATTTGTTTGTGCATTTGCATTTCCTTTTCCTTTAGCTCTAACAACAGCAGCCATGTGACTACTGCCCTTTTGAAACTCATTCAGTATATCATAGAGAGGCATGTCCGATGGAACTCTGTGCATATAAACCCATGTTTAACATTAAATTGGAATGTTAAATGTTAAAGTTGTCAAAATCGTTTATTGCCTCCTCTTATTAGTGACATAGTAACAGAGACTATGTATCTAACAAAACGGTTTGGAGTTACAGCTTTATAGCCccattttttagttaaataaaatgttaatataaGCTAAAAATTCAGCATAAAACAGGTATGTGATATGCAGTACGCCACATGTAAAATATGTTATGTGGGAAGTATACACATGGCACACCAGTACACACATGAATTGTGAATTGCTATGAATGAACTCATATGCCATACGTCACTTATTAGTGATTTTACGTCACTATAGGTAAAATTTGCCGTTGTCCATGCTtcaagaagcacaaaggattaAGGTTGTGCTAAATGTAATTAAATCACTCATGCACCTTCAGCTCATGCTTTTAGGACAGTTTAATCATTGACAACAAACACACCGTGGAATTCTCCGGATGGAAACAGCACTGACAGGAGTCTCTGTTTCTGGTCGTACAGTTAGAAGACTTTTAACCTAATTCAAAAAGAGAAAGTGAGGAAAAGAGGATAAAGTATAAAAATTGGAAGACTAAAAACAAAGCCAGAATGTGAATGAAGATTTAACACCCACCAGCAGTAGtccaataatattttttggatttccAGAATAGACAGGAACCCGGCTGTGCCCACGAGCAAGAATTTTCCCCATTGCCTCCCTAATTTGAGGTTCATTAACATACGTTTCAAGGAATAAAACAATGCATGCCCCAGTACATAAACTTTACAATTTTAAGTCCACACTCCCAAGTCCCATATTCAAGTAAAGTCAGGTCAgtttttttcaagaaaaagtataggtagacaatcctaatattaagatttaggtggGTAATTTGGGGTGTAGtgtgtttttaatttattgggCCAATTTTAGAGCTCATTGTCCACATTGTTCACAAAAGCCATTGTCTACCTAGCaaaatcctttttttttaatcaagaTACCTTGAATTTCCACGTATTCTAGTGATCAGTGAAGTGGAAAATATATCAGCAACCAAAAGACCCTTACCAAGGAGATGAAGAATGATTTATTGATTTCCTCTTCAAAGTGAAAATCCATTATccaaaaacaatttaaaaatgcATTACTATTGCATCTTAAAAGGTTCGACACACATTCATGTTCAAAAACATGGACATGACCCTAAAATGATGTGTCCTTGATTTACAAAATGAAagcaattgaaaaaaaaaaatcacacacTGTTTCTGCACTCTctcaattattattatcataGTTGCAATCTCTGCATTGTAGTATTGATTAATGTATGATATAACTGACTCTTGGCAAGGGAATAACTAAGAGTAATAAAATTTATGTCCAAACCAATAAATCTGATTAAGATAACTCAAGCCGCATTGAGACACTCACCAATCCAATATTGAATTGACATCTAAAGAAAAAGTCGATTCGATAGGGGTCATAGCCTCTTCAGCAGTCTATTCGAAGACACACGaataaggaagaagaaaaatagtgTTATTTAGAAACCTTCTGCAAAAAGTGTGAAGAAAATATTCCTTGCACAAGTCAACAGCATACATGATATTTGATAATGAAACAGAATACAGGGAAAAAGAAAACTCTACTGCACAGGAAAGAGTATACTGAAGTAAGGCTTAGTTGCAATTTGCAAACATACCTTTTCAGTTAAATCTAGAGCTCCACTGATAATTGTTGTCTCGTCATGCGAAAGATCACCACCTTTCCCAGcctgaaaacaagaaaatccaaCATTTACGGATCAAACACGATGAAGGATTAACAATACCGTTACATTCGGATAACTTCATCAATGCTGGTATGACTGATTCCATCATTAAGGTGATTGTACCTCCTTGCTGTGGATGGAGACGAGAGCTTTTAACTGTGCCCGCCTAAATAAAGCCTCATTATGTCCCAACAGGAAATCTAGAACCtgggaaaaaaaaaatcagtgGGAAAAAGGATCATCTGTAGGCATGACTAAGATTAATTCTGTCATTGTGCAAGTTAACTCTGCCTATGTTGTGCTTTATCTCAAATCTTTTGCAAAGCCAATCTAAGAGGAGATTCGTATTGAACAGTTGACAACCAGCATAAAACATTTCCACTCTTCATGGACAGGATCAACAAAACACAAGACTTGTGAATTTGACTTCATCAAAAAGGAATTAAATAGTGCTCATTTGCTAGCACACTAAGCATAACACATCATATATCTATATGAAACTTCTATCAAAATTTATATAGAAATATTTTGAGATGATATTCTATTCATTTCTACTTGTTTGTTCTTTTCTCAGTTATAATATACTGGCTAAATGATTATCcaatgaaaattaattttacagGTTAATGCATATATCATTGAGATTAACACTTCTGAACACAAAAGAATTGGTACTTTAGCCTATGAATGATAAGTCACCTTTCCAATGGGATAAGCAATTGGGTAACATATTATCATTAAAATTCGCACAAGAGATACGAAGTTGGACCCTACAGCAAGCCCATATCTACTGCAAATTGCCTGTGGAATGACCTGAAATCAGAGGgaaaaaataagatttgaagaaaaaggagaaagaataTTCATTGGACAAAAGTGTTGAAGCTAAATCGCTGACATTGACATACCTCCCCAAAAAACAGAACAAAAGTCACAGAGAGAATGATGGCAACAAACTGATTGAACAACTTATCCAAGTATAACGGAAGCGCCTGCAGATTACAACTTTCAAAGTCAACGGAAGCTTAAAAGTTAAGCATGCCCCACCAATCAGTGTAAAGTATGTATGCATTAAAAATATCATTCAGATATTTGAATGCGGGTCACTAAGCAATGACtccaaaatccaaaaaaatgCAGATTCCACATGCAGAGCAATTCCAATTCATCCATCATGAAAACCATTTTAAACAAGTGATTCAAATAAGCATAGTACATAATAAACCATAATGTGTCTGATCCacattataatattatattatattatgacggtgttctatttttttctaatttaatcaCTTCTACAGTTCTGTTCTACCTATAAGCTCTCCTCAATGATTTTGTCCAATAAACCACCACATTCTTGAACTAACAACGTCAATATTCCAAATTCCAGTGAAAAATCTAGCATGAAAAAGAAGGAGCATTAATTCAGTTACCTCCATGGCAGCTGCATTACACAGAAGCAGAGTCACCAGAAGCTGGTGTTGTTTCTTAACCACGGGAATTATAGTCGCTGcacacaaaagaaaaaaaaaacgcaaaatCACATTGAGTATTCGAAAATCTCGGAATCGGAGAAATTGAATGACGCAGGCAACGAGTAAATGAACCTGCTTGCTTTTTCTCGGTAGGAGAACCACTGCGTTGAAGGATCTCGAGGTCGACGAGGCCGAGAGACATGAGACCTAGGGTTAATCCGGACATTATTCCGGCGAAGATAACGAAGAAGCACGAGAGTCCGGCGTAAATGAACCACCACAACGATCCGAACGGAATGCCTCCCTCGTGGCCGCTGAGTTGGTTCCGAGTCAGAAACCGAGTCACCATCAACGCGTTCACCACattattcatcattcttcttcttcttcttcagtttCTTTTTCTGGTTCTTTAAagttttcttcttccttcataAGCTTTCGTTCGTACTTCAGTTTGCAGTTGCAACTGACTCGTCGCTCGTTAGACACGTGGCGCGTTTAGGAGGCGAGGGACGTTTTTTGTTAGGATGCATGGATATTCCACTTGTTGACGTGGACCAAAACGGACGATCAC
This window contains:
- the LOC130974447 gene encoding DUF21 domain-containing protein At4g14240-like, coding for MNNVVNALMVTRFLTRNQLSGHEGGIPFGSLWWFIYAGLSCFFVIFAGIMSGLTLGLMSLGLVDLEILQRSGSPTEKKQAATIIPVVKKQHQLLVTLLLCNAAAMEALPLYLDKLFNQFVAIILSVTFVLFFGEVIPQAICSRYGLAVGSNFVSLVRILMIICYPIAYPIGKVLDFLLGHNEALFRRAQLKALVSIHSKEAGKGGDLSHDETTIISGALDLTEKTAEEAMTPIESTFSLDVNSILDWEAMGKILARGHSRVPVYSGNPKNIIGLLLVKSLLTVRPETETPVSAVSIRRIPRVPSDMPLYDILNEFQKGSSHMAAVVRAKGKGNANAQTNGDKNEESKDNGDSQLTTPLLQSEKSKSVVVDIDQPSDALSPRSKERIASQSNDIIRNGCFSESIEDGEVIGIITLEDVFEELLQEEIVDETDEYVDVHKRIRVAAAAAASSIARAPSIRRLAKGVGGTKPQSPRRHEALTARRSTWDDSLYSSGSQ